Proteins from a single region of Candidatus Eremiobacterota bacterium:
- a CDS encoding winged helix-turn-helix transcriptional regulator gives MVNSPGKLDAVFAALSDPTRRRIVERLARGSLTVGEIAAEFPISQPAISRHVRVLEDSGVLARRVVGRVHHCSLAPDAMNAAAGWIEKQTAFWNRVLDRLGDVLNEPPARKKNTK, from the coding sequence ATGGTTAACAGCCCGGGGAAGCTCGACGCGGTCTTTGCCGCCCTCTCCGATCCGACGCGGCGCCGCATCGTCGAGCGCCTCGCGCGCGGGTCGCTGACGGTGGGCGAGATCGCCGCCGAATTTCCCATCTCGCAGCCGGCGATCTCGCGGCACGTTCGCGTGCTTGAAGACTCCGGTGTCCTCGCGCGCCGCGTCGTCGGCCGGGTTCACCACTGCAGCCTCGCGCCGGACGCGATGAACGCTGCGGCGGGCTGGATCGAAAAGCAGACGGCATTCTGGAATCGCGTGCTCGACCGGCTCGGCGACGTCCTCAACGAACCTCCCGCTCGAAAGAAGAACACGAAATGA
- a CDS encoding galactose oxidase — protein MRRWIAVAAACASVLIAAAAGAQSNYLGTWSQGPQLPQLRSEDSVAAVGNTIYVIGGYAPAGPHPTALDSTGAVDVDEPLVQAFDVGQGRWSDRAPLPRGLNHVGVAELGGKIYAFGGFTGQNRDPVTDANVYDPAADAWAALPPLPNALGSIAVAALDGKLHLVGGRDVHSVATHLIFDPVTKRYTSAAPLPVGRDHMGLVAFGDKLYAIAGRIDDFNHNTSYVDVYDPKANRWTAGAPMPSQRSGMGVAVYRNRILAIGGERAGGTFTNNEGYDPRTNSWTAFTALPEGRHGTGAVVVGDRLYLPAGAPVNGGSRQTDTLFVFVQPS, from the coding sequence ATGAGGCGGTGGATCGCCGTCGCCGCCGCGTGCGCTTCCGTACTGATCGCAGCCGCCGCGGGCGCGCAGTCGAATTATCTGGGAACATGGTCCCAGGGACCGCAGCTTCCGCAGTTGCGCAGCGAAGATTCGGTCGCGGCGGTCGGCAACACGATCTACGTCATCGGCGGCTACGCGCCGGCCGGACCGCACCCGACCGCGCTCGACTCGACCGGCGCGGTCGACGTCGACGAACCGCTCGTACAGGCGTTCGACGTCGGACAAGGGCGCTGGTCGGATCGCGCGCCGCTCCCGCGCGGGCTGAACCACGTCGGCGTCGCGGAGCTCGGGGGCAAAATCTATGCGTTCGGGGGGTTCACCGGGCAGAACCGCGACCCGGTCACCGACGCGAACGTCTACGACCCCGCGGCCGACGCGTGGGCGGCGCTGCCGCCGCTCCCGAACGCGCTCGGCTCGATCGCGGTCGCCGCGCTCGACGGCAAGCTGCACCTGGTCGGCGGGCGCGACGTGCACAGCGTCGCCACGCACCTGATCTTCGATCCCGTGACGAAGCGCTACACGAGCGCCGCGCCGCTCCCGGTCGGGCGCGACCACATGGGCCTCGTCGCGTTCGGGGACAAGCTCTACGCGATCGCCGGCCGGATCGACGACTTCAACCACAACACTTCGTACGTCGACGTCTACGATCCGAAGGCGAACCGCTGGACGGCCGGCGCGCCGATGCCCTCGCAGCGCAGCGGGATGGGCGTGGCCGTCTACCGCAACCGGATCCTCGCGATCGGCGGCGAGCGCGCCGGCGGGACGTTCACCAACAACGAGGGCTACGACCCACGCACAAACTCGTGGACCGCATTTACCGCGCTGCCCGAAGGCCGGCACGGCACCGGCGCGGTCGTCGTCGGCGATCGTCTGTACCTGCCGGCTGGCGCGCCGGTGAACGGCGGCAGCCGCCAGACGGACACGCTGTTCGTCTTCGTGCAGCCATCCTGA
- a CDS encoding SRPBCC domain-containing protein yields MTNLQQPAAVPAIVLRRVYNAPRERVFAAWTNPDIAARFLGPGDTKAADITMDVKTGGAYSITMLSPEMGRLVARGTYLEVKAPERLVMTWSWEEDDPADEHESLLSLDFNERNGGTELVLTHEKLASVESRDRHEHGWTMIVDQLGSVVES; encoded by the coding sequence ATGACGAACTTGCAGCAGCCGGCGGCCGTGCCGGCGATCGTTCTGCGCCGCGTCTACAACGCGCCGCGAGAACGCGTCTTCGCCGCGTGGACCAATCCGGACATCGCGGCCCGGTTCTTGGGCCCAGGCGATACGAAGGCGGCCGACATCACGATGGACGTCAAGACCGGCGGCGCCTATAGCATCACCATGCTCTCGCCCGAAATGGGCCGCCTGGTGGCGCGCGGCACGTATCTCGAAGTGAAAGCGCCGGAGCGGCTCGTGATGACCTGGAGCTGGGAAGAAGACGATCCGGCCGACGAGCACGAGTCGCTGCTGAGCCTGGACTTCAACGAGCGCAACGGCGGAACCGAGCTCGTGCTCACCCACGAGAAGCTCGCCAGCGTCGAGTCGCGCGACCGTCACGAGCACGGCTGGACGATGATCGTCGATCAGCTCGGCAGCGTCGTCGAATCGTGA
- a CDS encoding DUF899 domain-containing protein, which produces MRTRPIVSAVEWEAARERVLVQEKALTRARDALAAERRRMPWLAVEKAYAFDGPHGRVSLLDVFEGRRQLIVYRAFFEPGVFGWPEHACRGCSMVADQVAHVAHLNARDTTLAFASRAPQAEIARVKARMGWEMPWYTIIDDFDTDFGVNEWHGTNVFFRDGERVFRTYFVNNRGDEQMGGTWNYLDITALGRQEQWENSPEGYPQTEPYTWWNWHDNYGSTSRPTRSGPR; this is translated from the coding sequence ATGCGAACGCGGCCGATCGTCTCGGCCGTGGAGTGGGAGGCTGCGCGCGAGCGGGTGCTCGTGCAGGAGAAGGCGTTGACCCGCGCGCGCGACGCGCTCGCCGCCGAGCGCCGGCGCATGCCGTGGCTGGCCGTGGAGAAGGCGTACGCGTTCGACGGCCCTCACGGCCGGGTCAGCCTGCTCGACGTGTTCGAGGGCCGCCGGCAGCTGATCGTCTACCGCGCGTTCTTCGAGCCTGGCGTGTTCGGCTGGCCCGAGCATGCGTGTCGCGGCTGCTCGATGGTTGCGGATCAAGTCGCGCACGTCGCCCACCTGAACGCGCGCGACACGACGCTCGCGTTCGCCTCGCGCGCGCCGCAGGCGGAGATCGCGCGCGTGAAGGCGCGGATGGGCTGGGAGATGCCGTGGTACACGATCATCGACGATTTCGACACCGACTTCGGTGTGAACGAGTGGCACGGCACGAACGTGTTCTTCCGCGACGGCGAGCGCGTGTTCCGGACGTACTTCGTCAACAACCGCGGCGACGAGCAGATGGGCGGCACGTGGAACTACCTCGACATCACCGCGCTCGGCCGCCAAGAACAGTGGGAGAACTCGCCCGAGGGCTACCCTCAGACCGAGCCCTACACGTGGTGGAACTGGCACGACAACTACGGGTCGACCAGTCGTCCGACAAGAAGTGGGCCGCGGTAG
- the pcaC gene encoding 4-carboxymuconolactone decarboxylase — protein MPDEKFDRGMIVRRAVLGEEHVDRAQAGTTEFTRDFQELLTRYAWGDVWSRPGLDRKTRSLLTIAITASLGRWEELRLHVRGSRNTGVTRDEVKEVLLQVAVYAGVPAANSAFAHAAGVYREIDEEDG, from the coding sequence ATGCCTGACGAAAAGTTCGACCGCGGGATGATCGTGCGGCGCGCGGTGCTCGGCGAAGAGCACGTCGACCGCGCGCAGGCCGGCACGACGGAGTTCACGCGCGACTTTCAGGAGCTGCTCACCCGCTACGCGTGGGGCGACGTCTGGAGCCGGCCGGGACTCGACCGCAAGACGCGCAGCCTGCTGACGATCGCCATCACCGCTTCGCTCGGGCGCTGGGAAGAGCTGCGCCTGCACGTGCGCGGCTCGCGCAACACCGGCGTGACGCGCGACGAGGTGAAGGAAGTGCTGTTGCAGGTCGCCGTGTACGCCGGCGTCCCGGCGGCGAACTCGGCGTTCGCGCACGCCGCCGGCGTCTACCGCGAGATCGACGAAGAAGACGGCTGA
- a CDS encoding tartrate dehydrogenase yields the protein MKSYRIATIPGDGIGKETLPEGVRVLDAIGKRHGFAFRWDYFDWSCERYAQTGTMMPPDGLAQIKGYDAIFFGAVGFPSVPDHVSLWGLLIPMRRGFDQYVNLRPVRLMPGIASPLAGRNTGEIDYWIVRENTEGEYSSIGGRIFEGTPHETVMQETVFTRRGVDRILRYAYELARSRPKKHLTSATKSNGIAITMPYWDERVKAVGAEYPDVKTDQYHIDILTAHFVQHPDWFDVVVGSNLFGDILSDLGPATTGTIGIAPSGNINPEREFPSLFEPVHGSAPDIAGKHVANPIGQIWSGAMMLEHLGEPEAAAEVMRAIESVLTSGPRTREIGGSASTEEVGKAIADAAAQPTAGAV from the coding sequence GTGAAGTCCTATCGTATCGCGACGATCCCCGGCGACGGCATCGGCAAGGAGACGCTGCCGGAAGGCGTGCGCGTGCTCGACGCGATCGGAAAGCGGCACGGGTTCGCGTTCCGCTGGGACTACTTCGACTGGAGCTGCGAGCGCTACGCGCAGACCGGCACGATGATGCCGCCCGACGGGCTCGCGCAAATCAAAGGCTACGACGCGATCTTCTTCGGCGCGGTCGGGTTTCCGAGCGTGCCGGACCACGTCTCGCTGTGGGGTCTGCTGATCCCGATGCGGCGCGGCTTCGACCAGTACGTGAACCTGCGCCCGGTGCGGCTGATGCCCGGGATCGCTTCGCCGCTCGCGGGGCGGAACACCGGCGAGATCGACTACTGGATCGTGCGCGAGAACACCGAAGGCGAGTACTCCTCGATCGGCGGGCGCATCTTCGAGGGGACGCCGCACGAGACGGTGATGCAGGAGACGGTCTTCACGCGCCGCGGCGTCGACCGCATCCTGCGCTACGCGTACGAGCTCGCGCGCAGCCGGCCGAAGAAGCACCTGACCTCGGCGACGAAGTCGAACGGGATCGCGATCACGATGCCGTACTGGGACGAGCGCGTGAAGGCGGTCGGCGCGGAGTACCCGGACGTGAAGACCGACCAGTACCACATCGACATCCTCACCGCGCACTTCGTGCAGCACCCCGACTGGTTCGACGTCGTCGTCGGCTCGAATCTGTTCGGCGACATCCTTTCCGACCTGGGCCCGGCGACGACCGGAACGATCGGGATCGCGCCCTCGGGGAACATCAACCCCGAGCGCGAGTTCCCCTCGCTGTTCGAGCCCGTGCACGGCTCCGCGCCCGACATCGCGGGCAAGCACGTCGCCAACCCGATCGGGCAGATCTGGTCCGGCGCGATGATGCTCGAGCACTTGGGCGAGCCCGAGGCGGCGGCCGAAGTGATGCGCGCGATCGAGTCCGTGCTGACCAGCGGCCCGCGCACGCGTGAGATCGGCGGGAGCGCGAGCACCGAAGAGGTCGGCAAAGCGATCGCCGACGCCGCCGCCCAGCCCACCGCCGGCGCCGTCTGA
- a CDS encoding VanZ family protein translates to MLAALLWAATSHRVYHRTVPFHVLMRVFGEDDAGTVATLLRKFYSVVAFALLGFIVHLALPRTRRPELRAALIVAGFSAVIEVVQRLDGAHEGLLSNAIDVACGALGGWLGAAIFSRASAFRRYSRRPRL, encoded by the coding sequence GTGCTCGCGGCGCTGCTGTGGGCCGCGACGAGTCACCGCGTCTACCACCGCACGGTGCCGTTCCACGTGCTGATGCGCGTCTTCGGCGAGGACGATGCCGGAACGGTGGCGACGTTGCTGCGCAAGTTCTACAGCGTCGTCGCGTTCGCGCTGCTCGGCTTCATCGTTCACCTCGCGCTGCCGCGCACGCGGCGACCGGAGCTGCGCGCGGCGCTGATCGTCGCGGGGTTTTCCGCGGTGATCGAGGTCGTGCAGAGGCTCGACGGCGCACACGAGGGATTGCTCTCGAACGCGATCGACGTCGCATGCGGCGCGCTCGGCGGCTGGCTCGGCGCCGCTATTTTTTCGCGCGCTTCGGCTTTCCGGCGGTATTCGCGGCGACCGCGGCTTTGA
- a CDS encoding GntR family transcriptional regulator, which translates to MRREVQPAAAMRPIAMVRQPRMKERIVDELRRLIIAGTLEPGTVLRQEHLAQQLQVSRTPLREALIALEKEGLIVIAPSGAASVPALDTRDAREIMDVRELVDGLAARLLAERGLSEELDLELSAMAKEMRTTRSDKQRYLVLNAEFHTKLIEATGHARLQQFVPLVRMASEVVYTRAQKEGRRLASSATEHTRILAAIRSGDGEEAERIARAHVRNAARHWLK; encoded by the coding sequence ATGAGGCGCGAGGTCCAGCCGGCGGCGGCGATGCGCCCGATCGCGATGGTGCGCCAGCCGCGCATGAAAGAGCGGATCGTCGACGAGCTGCGCCGGCTGATCATCGCGGGGACGCTGGAGCCCGGCACGGTGCTGCGGCAGGAGCATCTCGCGCAGCAGCTGCAGGTGAGCCGCACACCGCTGCGCGAGGCGCTGATCGCGCTCGAGAAAGAAGGGCTGATCGTCATCGCGCCGAGCGGCGCGGCGTCGGTCCCCGCGCTCGACACGCGCGACGCGCGCGAGATCATGGACGTCCGCGAGCTGGTCGACGGGCTCGCCGCGCGGCTTCTCGCCGAGCGCGGGCTGAGCGAGGAGCTCGACCTGGAGCTGAGCGCGATGGCGAAGGAGATGCGCACGACGCGCAGCGACAAGCAGCGCTACCTCGTGCTGAACGCGGAATTCCACACCAAGCTGATCGAAGCGACCGGCCACGCGCGGCTGCAGCAGTTCGTCCCGCTGGTCCGCATGGCGTCTGAAGTCGTCTACACGCGGGCGCAGAAAGAAGGCCGAAGGCTCGCCTCCTCGGCGACGGAGCACACGCGCATCCTGGCGGCGATTCGCTCCGGCGACGGCGAGGAGGCCGAGCGGATCGCGCGCGCGCACGTGCGCAACGCCGCGCGCCACTGGCTCAAGTAG
- a CDS encoding aspartyl protease family protein: MSTRLAAVLVLGALLAPAATGSVAAGSDTGATSSTTVPFVMFDNRPMVRCTIDGRGPYLLVLDTGSIDVVLTTRVAEALRLPIRWSPPANAGGAGEHAVRIGSAPVRAVGLGTMTFHPGMVTVLDLGEIERGIGFPHLDGIIGYPALKDVKTEIDVDRRTVTLTRGALAIPAGARTVAFTGQLPVVAAVIDGVPGTVLVDTGDRSSFTLFAGFAKRHGYYERPHTLPRVLTGFGVGGPIYGDVLRLPRLQVFGATLRDVTTRASRQRAGVFKTAPQSGSIGGGVLNRFNVIYDYPRKTITAWPSRAHRVQDAYDRSGLWLSPQSDGDLVRGLVPNGPAARAGIRAGDVVRTINGRPTRAWPIDELRAYLARTAPGSRIRTTVRRNDRELAYVVTLRDQI, translated from the coding sequence ATGTCGACGAGACTAGCCGCGGTCCTGGTCCTCGGCGCGCTGCTTGCGCCTGCTGCGACGGGGAGCGTTGCGGCCGGGAGCGACACGGGTGCGACGTCGAGCACGACGGTGCCGTTCGTGATGTTCGACAACCGTCCGATGGTGCGGTGCACGATCGATGGGCGCGGGCCGTACCTGCTCGTGCTCGACACGGGGTCGATCGACGTTGTGCTCACGACGCGGGTCGCCGAGGCGCTGCGCCTGCCGATTCGCTGGTCGCCGCCGGCGAACGCCGGCGGCGCCGGCGAGCACGCGGTGCGGATCGGCAGCGCTCCCGTGCGAGCGGTCGGGCTCGGCACGATGACGTTCCACCCGGGAATGGTCACCGTGCTCGATCTCGGTGAGATCGAACGCGGCATCGGCTTCCCGCACCTCGACGGCATCATCGGCTATCCCGCGCTCAAGGACGTCAAGACGGAGATCGACGTCGACCGGCGCACCGTCACCCTGACGCGCGGCGCGCTCGCTATCCCGGCCGGCGCGCGCACGGTCGCATTCACCGGCCAGCTGCCCGTTGTTGCGGCCGTCATCGACGGCGTCCCCGGCACGGTTTTGGTCGACACCGGCGATCGGTCCTCGTTCACGCTCTTCGCCGGCTTCGCGAAGCGCCACGGATATTACGAGCGGCCTCATACGCTGCCGCGCGTGTTGACCGGGTTCGGCGTTGGCGGGCCGATCTACGGCGACGTCTTGCGCCTGCCTCGCCTGCAGGTCTTCGGGGCGACGCTACGCGACGTCACGACGCGCGCGTCGCGCCAGCGCGCGGGCGTTTTCAAAACCGCTCCGCAGTCCGGCAGCATCGGCGGCGGCGTGCTCAACCGCTTCAACGTGATCTACGACTATCCGCGCAAAACGATCACCGCGTGGCCGAGCCGCGCGCACCGCGTGCAGGACGCGTATGATCGATCGGGGCTGTGGCTGAGCCCGCAATCCGACGGCGACCTCGTGCGCGGCCTCGTCCCGAACGGCCCGGCGGCACGAGCCGGAATTCGGGCCGGCGACGTCGTGCGCACGATCAACGGCCGCCCCACGCGCGCCTGGCCCATCGACGAATTGAGAGCCTATCTGGCCCGGACCGCGCCCGGCTCGCGCATCCGCACGACGGTGCGGCGAAACGATCGTGAGCTCGCGTACGTCGTCACGCTGCGCGATCAGATCTGA
- a CDS encoding NAD(P)-dependent oxidoreductase: MESLGTSFAVLGLGEAGSLIARDLVRGGAAVRGWDPDLHGDLSEIPLAPSFAAAVDGARVVLSVNWASAALDVAREALPFLRPGTIYADLNTAGPALKQQLAAIVSPSGAAFVDVAMMAPVPPLGIRVPMFFAGAGAHALAELLRPFGTPVEIVGAQPGDAAARKLTRSVFFKGMSSAICEALDAARAAGVEDWLRGDIVRTLAGADATLLERIVEGTYKHAKRRAHEMRDAAALLDDLGVPAPITRASAESLERIAQPSSSSISR, translated from the coding sequence ATGGAATCGCTCGGCACAAGCTTCGCGGTGCTCGGCCTGGGTGAAGCCGGCTCGCTGATAGCGCGCGACCTCGTGCGCGGCGGCGCGGCGGTGCGCGGCTGGGATCCCGACCTGCACGGCGACCTGAGCGAGATCCCGCTCGCCCCCAGCTTCGCCGCGGCGGTCGACGGCGCGCGTGTCGTTCTCTCGGTCAACTGGGCGAGCGCCGCCCTGGACGTCGCGCGAGAAGCGCTTCCGTTCCTGCGGCCGGGCACGATCTACGCGGACTTGAACACCGCCGGCCCGGCGCTGAAGCAGCAGCTCGCCGCGATCGTCTCTCCCTCCGGCGCGGCGTTCGTCGATGTCGCGATGATGGCGCCGGTTCCGCCGCTGGGGATTCGCGTCCCGATGTTTTTCGCCGGCGCGGGCGCGCACGCGTTGGCCGAGCTGCTGCGCCCGTTCGGCACGCCGGTGGAGATCGTCGGCGCGCAGCCCGGCGACGCGGCGGCGCGCAAGCTCACGCGCTCCGTGTTCTTCAAAGGAATGTCCAGCGCGATCTGCGAGGCGCTCGACGCCGCGCGCGCGGCGGGCGTCGAGGACTGGCTGCGCGGCGACATCGTCCGCACACTGGCCGGCGCCGACGCGACGCTGCTCGAGCGCATCGTCGAGGGCACCTACAAGCACGCCAAGCGCCGCGCGCACGAGATGCGCGACGCCGCCGCGCTTCTCGACGACCTCGGCGTCCCCGCGCCGATCACGCGCGCGAGCGCCGAGTCGCTCGAGCGCATCGCTCAGCCGTCTTCTTCGTCGATCTCGCGGTAG
- a CDS encoding D-glycerate dehydrogenase produces MLFRVPNAVLARLRERFTVVDLAAVPRTEWGPALRDIVGVLASSNVPLDAAFFAEAPALKIVAMQSVGYDNVDLSVLRERGIVLTNSRGSLVEAVADLAYGLVIIAVRQLGPAMAWARSGRWLAEGDMPYSHDLAGATVGIVGFGAIGHALARRAHASGMHVVYHTRTPRDDDAHTGASYRSFEDLLAESDCVVALLPLTPQTRGMFGDAAFARMKPTATFVNAARGAVCDTGALLRALERKQIAGAALDVTDPEPLPPDHPLYARDDIVIVPHVGSATIETRTRMAMLAAENLIAYLDRKPLPTQVRI; encoded by the coding sequence GTGTTGTTCCGCGTCCCCAACGCCGTGCTGGCGCGCCTGCGCGAGCGCTTCACCGTGGTCGATCTCGCCGCCGTCCCACGAACCGAATGGGGACCCGCGTTGCGTGACATCGTCGGGGTGCTCGCCAGCTCGAATGTTCCGCTGGACGCCGCGTTCTTCGCCGAGGCGCCCGCGCTGAAGATCGTCGCGATGCAGTCGGTCGGCTACGACAACGTCGACCTGTCGGTGCTGCGCGAGCGCGGGATCGTGCTGACGAACTCGCGCGGCTCGCTGGTCGAAGCGGTCGCCGACCTGGCGTACGGGCTCGTCATCATCGCGGTGCGGCAACTCGGTCCCGCAATGGCGTGGGCGCGCTCGGGGCGCTGGCTCGCCGAAGGCGACATGCCGTACAGCCACGACCTCGCCGGCGCGACGGTCGGGATCGTCGGCTTCGGCGCGATCGGCCACGCGCTCGCGCGTCGCGCGCACGCCAGCGGGATGCACGTCGTCTACCACACGCGCACCCCGCGCGACGACGACGCGCACACCGGCGCGTCCTACCGCAGCTTCGAGGATCTGTTGGCGGAGTCGGATTGCGTCGTAGCGCTGCTCCCGCTGACGCCGCAGACGCGCGGCATGTTCGGCGACGCCGCCTTCGCGCGGATGAAGCCGACCGCGACCTTCGTGAACGCGGCGCGCGGCGCGGTCTGCGACACCGGCGCGCTGCTGCGCGCGCTCGAGCGCAAGCAGATCGCCGGCGCGGCGCTCGACGTCACCGACCCCGAGCCGCTTCCGCCCGACCACCCGCTCTACGCGCGCGACGACATCGTGATCGTCCCGCACGTCGGCAGCGCGACGATCGAGACCCGCACTCGCATGGCAATGCTCGCCGCGGAGAACCTGATCGCCTACCTCGACCGCAAGCCGCTCCCGACGCAAGTCCGCATTTGA